The following proteins are co-located in the Flavobacterium sp. CECT 9288 genome:
- a CDS encoding HmuY family protein, with protein sequence MKNKFSTSFFTIAVVAIFATFISCDKDDAPQKVVVLETKTVSNLPAPQTGGQGQPEGGPFTKFSFSQNAVVTNDVWDIAFRGTKIIVNGGSLIGLNEEPSRKGVAAVSIVTGSLSSITAIPAANTFVQDGDKTYSFPTSGINSWYDYNATSHIISAKAGKVYVVKTHDGKYAKFEILSYYKDAPTSPDGTSISRFFTFKFVYQNNSSTSF encoded by the coding sequence ATGAAAAACAAATTTTCAACCTCTTTTTTTACGATCGCAGTTGTGGCAATCTTTGCAACCTTTATTTCATGTGATAAGGATGATGCTCCACAAAAAGTAGTAGTACTTGAGACAAAAACAGTTTCAAATTTACCAGCTCCACAAACAGGTGGTCAAGGACAACCAGAAGGAGGGCCGTTCACCAAATTTAGTTTTTCTCAAAATGCAGTTGTTACAAATGATGTTTGGGATATTGCTTTTAGAGGGACAAAAATAATTGTTAACGGAGGCTCATTGATTGGTCTTAACGAAGAGCCATCTAGAAAAGGTGTTGCAGCTGTAAGTATTGTAACGGGGTCATTAAGCAGTATTACAGCTATTCCAGCTGCAAATACATTTGTTCAAGATGGTGATAAAACCTATTCCTTTCCTACCTCGGGTATTAATTCATGGTATGATTATAATGCTACATCGCATATTATTTCTGCCAAAGCAGGTAAAGTATACGTAGTAAAAACACATGATGGTAAATATGCTAAATTCGAAATTTTAAGTTATTATAAAGATGCACCCACATCTCCTGATGGCACTTCTATATCTCGATTTTTTACTTTTAAATTCGTTTATCAAAACAACAGTTCAACCTCTTTCTAG
- a CDS encoding TonB-dependent siderophore receptor: protein MLLNRILKIGFPLLSLACYSQGQQSIDSLKQEHLEEVVVTATRTKRLIATLPLPTHIISAATIEKAGVTRLDEILAQQTGLHLTSDFGGVEGLQMQGLDAAYILILMDGVPLVGRSAGTFDLSRISVGNIDRIEIVKGASSSLYGSEALAGVINIITKKPTHNNASGNGSFRYASWNTNDVNLNLNWKKEKISATLFTNYFSSNGYDLDPKTELKTVEPYQNTTIQPRVFWDFSKNVKFTFGTRFYNQLQEYKTIINAINYAGNATILEWDLHSKLEQKWGNNVQVDYELYATNYKNNSFLNSPENILFEQNYYNQLLYRPEIRALFNWKKNKIIAGAGFNHESLDRTYFATKVAVQSQYVFSQLDFNPSEKVNFLFGIRYDNNSQFASQWSPKFAMNYKVNPSLSFKTSVGYGFKAPDFRQLYFDFTNSSVGYTVLGYNVAESQLNVLEKQGQLLNRIPGISFENPLEPESSVNLNLGSFYQKEKLKVETNFFYNSISNLIDTRVAAQKNNGQNVFSYFNVDQIFTYGLEFNSTYTYSKQFNVSFGYQYLIAKDESVIKAVEKGTVYARDPVTLESFQIKKADYFGLFNRSKNTANLKFYYAVPKLKTDFNLHVFYKSKYGLWDSNNNQLLDKYDDFVNAFTTINISASKKMLQKFTLQAGVNNLFDFTNPQEISTLSGRLFFTRLQFNF, encoded by the coding sequence ATGCTTCTAAATAGAATATTAAAAATAGGCTTTCCTTTACTTTCATTAGCGTGTTACTCTCAAGGTCAACAGTCAATTGATTCTTTAAAACAGGAACATTTAGAGGAAGTTGTTGTAACAGCAACACGAACAAAAAGATTGATTGCTACTTTGCCACTTCCTACACATATTATATCTGCGGCTACTATAGAAAAGGCTGGCGTAACACGATTAGATGAAATTTTAGCACAACAAACTGGACTTCATTTGACATCAGATTTTGGAGGAGTCGAAGGATTACAAATGCAAGGTCTTGATGCAGCATATATTTTAATTTTAATGGATGGGGTTCCTCTTGTAGGAAGGAGCGCAGGAACATTTGATTTGTCCCGAATAAGTGTGGGAAATATTGATCGAATAGAAATTGTAAAAGGAGCTTCTTCGTCTTTATATGGCTCTGAAGCTTTAGCGGGTGTAATTAACATTATTACTAAAAAGCCAACACATAATAATGCTTCGGGAAATGGATCCTTTAGATACGCTAGTTGGAATACTAATGATGTAAATCTGAATTTGAATTGGAAAAAAGAAAAAATTTCGGCAACACTTTTTACCAATTATTTTTCCTCAAATGGCTATGATTTAGACCCAAAAACGGAATTAAAAACAGTAGAGCCTTATCAAAACACCACCATACAACCCAGAGTATTTTGGGATTTTTCAAAAAATGTCAAATTTACCTTTGGGACACGTTTTTACAATCAATTGCAAGAATATAAAACGATCATAAATGCTATTAATTATGCTGGTAATGCAACAATTTTAGAATGGGATTTACATTCAAAATTAGAACAAAAATGGGGGAATAATGTACAAGTAGACTACGAATTGTATGCCACAAATTACAAAAATAATTCTTTCTTGAATAGTCCTGAAAATATACTTTTTGAACAAAATTATTACAATCAATTGTTGTATCGTCCAGAAATTAGAGCCTTGTTTAATTGGAAAAAAAATAAAATAATAGCAGGTGCGGGTTTCAATCATGAATCCTTAGATAGAACTTATTTTGCTACAAAAGTGGCCGTTCAATCTCAATATGTTTTTTCACAATTGGATTTTAATCCCTCGGAGAAAGTCAATTTTTTGTTCGGAATTCGGTATGACAATAATAGCCAGTTTGCCTCTCAATGGAGCCCTAAATTTGCTATGAATTACAAAGTCAATCCTAGTTTATCTTTCAAAACATCTGTAGGTTATGGTTTTAAAGCGCCTGATTTTCGACAATTGTATTTTGATTTTACAAATTCCTCAGTAGGATATACTGTGCTGGGATATAATGTAGCAGAATCACAACTGAATGTTTTAGAAAAGCAGGGACAGCTGCTGAACAGAATACCTGGAATTAGTTTTGAAAATCCATTAGAGCCAGAAAGTTCCGTAAATCTAAATTTGGGGAGCTTTTATCAAAAGGAAAAACTAAAAGTGGAGACCAATTTTTTTTACAATTCGATATCAAATCTCATCGATACAAGAGTTGCCGCACAAAAAAACAATGGACAAAACGTATTCAGTTACTTTAATGTTGACCAAATTTTTACTTATGGTCTAGAATTCAATTCTACTTATACGTATTCTAAGCAATTTAATGTTTCTTTTGGTTACCAATACTTAATTGCTAAAGACGAGTCTGTTATCAAAGCTGTTGAAAAAGGCACAGTTTACGCCCGAGATCCCGTAACATTAGAATCTTTCCAAATTAAAAAAGCTGATTATTTTGGGTTATTCAATCGTTCGAAAAACACGGCAAATTTAAAGTTTTATTATGCTGTGCCAAAGTTAAAAACCGATTTCAATTTACATGTTTTTTATAAAAGTAAGTATGGTTTATGGGATTCTAATAACAATCAACTTTTAGATAAATACGATGATTTTGTAAATGCTTTTACAACGATCAATATTTCCGCTTCAAAAAAAATGCTACAAAAGTTTACGCTACAAGCAGGTGTCAACAATCTTTTTGATTTTACAAATCCACAAGAAATTAGCACACTTTCGGGACGTTTATTTTTTACAAGATTACAATTTAATTTTTAA
- a CDS encoding isoaspartyl peptidase/L-asparaginase family protein yields the protein MANRRNFLKTTALASAAFALQAFKGKAETEDPAEPKKINKPIVLSTWNFGMQANVAAWDVLKNNGKALDAVEAGVKIPEADPKERSVGYGGRPDRDGRVTLDACIMDENANIGSVACLEFIKHPISVARAVMEKTPHVMLVGDGALQFAVSQGFVKENLLVADSEREWKEWLKTSDYKPIANIENHDTIGMIALDANGDLSGACTTSGMAFKMHGRLGDSPIIGAGLYVDNEIGAATATGHGEEVIRITGCHLVVELMRQGKSPQKACEEAVMRIVNLTQKRNKNLKDIQVGFIALNKKGEYGSYCIQGGFNYAVHDATGNRLIDASHFLK from the coding sequence ATGGCAAACCGCAGAAATTTTTTAAAAACAACAGCTCTTGCCTCAGCAGCTTTTGCGTTGCAAGCCTTCAAAGGTAAAGCGGAAACAGAAGATCCAGCAGAACCCAAGAAAATCAACAAACCAATTGTGCTTTCAACTTGGAATTTCGGTATGCAAGCGAATGTGGCTGCTTGGGATGTTTTAAAAAATAATGGGAAAGCGCTGGATGCTGTTGAGGCTGGCGTGAAAATTCCCGAAGCTGATCCAAAAGAGCGAAGTGTAGGTTATGGCGGAAGACCAGATCGCGATGGCCGAGTTACTCTGGATGCTTGTATCATGGATGAAAATGCTAATATTGGATCTGTGGCGTGTTTAGAGTTTATAAAGCATCCTATTTCTGTGGCACGTGCAGTAATGGAAAAAACACCTCACGTAATGCTCGTTGGAGATGGAGCTCTTCAATTTGCTGTTTCGCAAGGGTTTGTCAAAGAAAATTTATTAGTAGCTGACTCAGAACGGGAGTGGAAAGAATGGCTTAAAACGAGTGATTACAAACCTATTGCTAATATTGAAAATCACGATACCATTGGTATGATTGCGCTTGACGCCAATGGAGATTTATCTGGTGCATGTACCACAAGTGGCATGGCGTTTAAAATGCATGGCCGTTTAGGAGATTCGCCCATCATAGGCGCAGGTCTCTACGTAGATAACGAAATAGGTGCTGCCACTGCTACAGGTCATGGGGAAGAAGTAATACGTATTACAGGTTGTCACTTAGTGGTAGAACTAATGCGACAAGGGAAATCTCCACAAAAAGCATGTGAAGAGGCAGTTATGCGCATTGTAAATTTGACCCAAAAAAGAAATAAAAATCTAAAAGACATTCAAGTTGGTTTTATAGCCTTGAACAAAAAAGGGGAGTACGGATCGTATTGTATTCAAGGTGGTTTTAATTATGCGGTACATGATGCAACAGGAAATCGCCTAATTGATGCTTCTCATTTTTTGAAATAA
- the argS gene encoding arginine--tRNA ligase translates to MTLPQVLTPAIENAIKTLFDVTIEKVEFQTTRKEFEGDITMVIFPLLKLVKSNPVELGNKIGNYLVENVAEVSRFNVVSGFLNIVIADQYYLNQFAGIKDNATYGFVTPSADEKAVMVEYSSPNTNKPLHLGHVRNNLLGYSVAEIIKASGKKVYKTQIINDRGIHICKSMLAWQKFGANQTPETSGLKGDKLVGNFYVAFDKAYKEEINQLMQEGKTEEEAKKQAPIILEAQEMLQKWEAGDAEVKALWAKMNQWVYDGFAITYKNLGVDFDKYYYESDTYLLGKDVVQIGLEKGIFEKDPDGSVWIDLTDEGLDRKIVLRSDGTAVYMTQDIGTAIQRVKDMQDVGGMVYTVGNEQDYHFKVLFLILKKLGFDWAKNLYHLSYGMVDLPSGKMKSREGTVVDADDLMQEMTATAQKIAEDLGKLEAYSPEEKANLYSTIGLGALKYYILKVDPKKRILFNPEESVDFAGNTGPFIQYTYARIQSIIRKANFDYSNNAQIDILHEKEKELVKQLELFPEVIQNAAQHHSPALLANFTYDLVREYNSFYQAVPILGEEDLEKKKFRVQLSKKVAEVIAASFKLLGINVPDRM, encoded by the coding sequence ATGACTTTACCACAAGTTCTTACACCCGCAATAGAAAACGCAATAAAAACCTTGTTTGACGTGACCATTGAAAAGGTGGAGTTTCAAACCACTCGTAAAGAGTTTGAGGGAGATATTACCATGGTTATTTTTCCATTGTTGAAACTAGTAAAGAGTAATCCTGTAGAATTAGGAAATAAAATTGGAAATTATTTAGTAGAAAACGTAGCTGAAGTAAGCCGTTTCAATGTAGTTTCGGGTTTCTTGAATATTGTAATTGCCGATCAATATTACCTAAACCAATTTGCAGGAATAAAAGACAATGCCACCTACGGTTTTGTGACGCCTTCGGCAGATGAAAAAGCCGTTATGGTTGAGTATTCCTCTCCAAATACCAATAAACCTTTGCATTTAGGACACGTTCGTAATAATTTGCTAGGATATTCAGTAGCTGAAATCATCAAAGCTTCGGGTAAAAAAGTATATAAAACTCAAATCATTAATGATAGAGGTATTCATATTTGTAAGTCCATGTTGGCTTGGCAAAAATTTGGTGCCAATCAAACTCCTGAAACTTCAGGCTTAAAAGGAGATAAGTTAGTTGGTAACTTTTATGTGGCATTTGATAAGGCCTACAAAGAGGAAATTAATCAACTAATGCAAGAAGGGAAAACAGAAGAAGAAGCTAAAAAACAAGCTCCGATTATTCTTGAAGCCCAAGAAATGCTCCAAAAATGGGAAGCTGGAGATGCTGAGGTAAAAGCATTGTGGGCTAAAATGAACCAATGGGTTTACGATGGTTTTGCCATTACATACAAGAATCTAGGAGTTGATTTTGACAAGTATTATTACGAAAGTGATACGTATTTACTAGGGAAAGATGTAGTCCAAATTGGGTTAGAAAAAGGAATTTTCGAGAAAGATCCAGACGGTTCTGTTTGGATTGACTTAACAGATGAAGGTCTTGATCGTAAAATTGTGTTGCGTTCAGATGGTACGGCTGTGTATATGACTCAGGATATTGGTACGGCAATTCAACGTGTGAAAGACATGCAAGATGTTGGCGGAATGGTATATACTGTAGGGAATGAGCAAGATTACCATTTTAAAGTGTTGTTCTTGATTCTGAAAAAATTAGGTTTTGATTGGGCAAAAAACTTATACCACTTGTCATACGGAATGGTAGATTTACCATCAGGAAAGATGAAATCTCGTGAAGGAACTGTTGTAGATGCCGATGATTTAATGCAAGAAATGACCGCTACGGCTCAAAAAATAGCAGAGGATTTAGGAAAATTAGAAGCGTATTCACCTGAAGAAAAAGCGAATTTATACAGCACCATCGGTTTGGGAGCATTGAAATATTATATTTTGAAAGTAGATCCTAAGAAACGAATCCTTTTCAATCCAGAAGAGTCTGTTGATTTTGCTGGAAACACAGGTCCGTTCATACAATATACCTATGCACGTATTCAATCTATAATTCGCAAAGCAAATTTTGATTACTCAAATAATGCACAAATAGATATTTTACATGAAAAAGAGAAAGAATTGGTCAAACAATTGGAGCTTTTTCCTGAAGTAATTCAAAATGCAGCCCAGCATCACAGTCCGGCGCTTTTGGCAAATTTTACTTATGATTTAGTTCGTGAGTACAATTCGTTTTACCAAGCAGTGCCTATTTTAGGGGAAGAGGATTTAGAAAAGAAAAAATTCAGAGTACAACTGTCTAAAAAAGTAGCCGAGGTTATTGCGGCATCATTTAAGTTACTGGGAATTAATGTTCCTGATAGAATGTAA
- a CDS encoding TonB-dependent receptor domain-containing protein: MKLKLSIICFMVTLFTVQAQTSSKTSPLENSGLITGKIIDKQTNDPLGYVNVVVKEDGKVLTGEITSEKGLFSIKNLPLKKYTVEIQFMGYKTVYKPVVLSIDQKSANLNTIILEEDAIQLKGVEIIAERSTIEQKIDRKVINVGKDLTTAGATASEIMSNIPSVNVDQDGKISLRGNENVRVLVDGRPSNIEASQLLKQIPSASIKKIELITNPSAKYNPEGMSGIINIVLHKNANDGLNASINSGLTFAQTPKISNTLNMNYRSGKVNFFSTYGNNFGIRFNEGMISRLDDNSNQIFDVENDNKSHLVKFGMDYYINDKNTLSGYTNQNIFKSDGIIDISITNPNALQNILLNSNYLTDNTDGTYNVALKHLTSKEGETLDLEVNHSIFSEDQIARFRNTYTNPSIPSSAYDDSLGEKRINTIVNLDYTNPLDEKTNLELGAESRNLRTDNDYATNNAALTNSKYTYDLDIYSAYATYGQKFKKIGYQLGARFESYHVKAMLNGTVAYKDDYFTVYPSASMTYSPSEKNQLQISFSRRVDRPGIDQTKPLREFSSPRLTSIGNPELDPQFTNSIEFNYTKTLSKGSLTTGLFVRSIQNEINRIIYPDPQNQDQQILSFDNFDNNTAYGFEVSMNYKINSWWDIQPAIDYSNINQKGLVSQINTATNSFDLVTKEVAAAAFNARFNSNFKASKSLRFLLFGFYRSGVDGVQFNNKEMYKIDAGGRYSFLKDKATLSIRFNDIFNTMKAGFEGENPYPQRGQFRWESQSVFVGFNYAFGGGKTKNLQRKQREDNTKQGGGLF; this comes from the coding sequence ATGAAATTGAAACTATCAATTATCTGCTTTATGGTAACGCTGTTTACTGTACAAGCACAAACTTCAAGTAAAACCTCGCCACTTGAAAACTCTGGACTAATCACCGGAAAAATAATCGACAAGCAAACTAATGATCCGCTTGGATATGTAAATGTAGTTGTAAAAGAAGACGGCAAAGTGCTAACCGGCGAAATTACCTCAGAGAAAGGACTTTTTAGCATTAAAAATTTACCTCTAAAAAAGTATACCGTTGAAATTCAATTTATGGGATATAAAACTGTTTATAAACCAGTTGTACTTTCTATAGATCAAAAATCGGCCAATCTCAATACCATAATTCTAGAAGAAGACGCTATACAACTAAAAGGAGTCGAAATTATAGCAGAACGCTCAACCATTGAACAAAAAATAGATCGAAAAGTGATTAATGTGGGTAAAGACTTGACTACCGCAGGAGCCACCGCATCTGAGATTATGAGTAATATCCCCTCTGTAAATGTAGATCAAGATGGTAAAATTTCCTTGAGAGGAAATGAAAATGTGCGTGTTTTAGTTGACGGAAGACCCAGTAACATTGAGGCTTCGCAATTATTAAAACAAATCCCATCAGCCTCTATCAAAAAAATTGAACTGATTACAAACCCAAGTGCAAAATACAATCCTGAGGGAATGTCTGGGATTATCAATATTGTTTTACATAAAAATGCAAATGACGGCTTGAATGCCAGCATCAATTCTGGATTAACATTTGCCCAAACTCCAAAGATTTCCAACACCCTAAACATGAACTACAGATCAGGAAAAGTGAATTTTTTCTCTACTTATGGAAATAATTTTGGTATCCGATTTAACGAGGGTATGATATCCAGATTAGATGATAATTCCAATCAAATTTTTGATGTGGAGAATGATAACAAGTCCCACCTTGTAAAATTTGGAATGGATTATTACATCAACGATAAAAACACCTTGTCTGGCTATACAAACCAAAATATTTTTAAAAGTGACGGAATAATTGATATTAGTATCACTAATCCCAATGCTTTACAAAATATACTTCTAAATTCTAATTACCTAACTGACAACACCGATGGAACGTATAACGTAGCGTTAAAACACTTAACAAGCAAAGAAGGAGAAACACTTGACTTAGAAGTAAATCACAGTATTTTCTCTGAAGATCAAATAGCACGTTTTCGCAACACCTATACCAATCCTAGCATACCAAGTAGCGCTTATGATGATTCCCTTGGCGAAAAAAGAATTAACACCATCGTAAATCTTGATTACACGAATCCTCTTGACGAAAAAACAAATTTAGAGCTTGGTGCAGAAAGCAGAAATTTACGCACCGATAACGATTATGCTACAAACAACGCTGCTTTGACAAATTCAAAATACACGTATGATTTAGACATTTATTCGGCTTATGCAACCTATGGACAAAAATTCAAAAAAATTGGTTACCAATTGGGTGCACGTTTTGAAAGCTATCATGTAAAAGCAATGCTAAACGGCACCGTTGCTTACAAAGATGATTATTTTACGGTGTATCCATCAGCGTCTATGACGTACTCCCCATCTGAAAAAAACCAACTCCAAATTAGTTTTAGCAGACGTGTAGACAGACCTGGAATAGATCAAACAAAACCCCTGAGAGAATTTAGTTCGCCTAGATTAACCTCTATCGGAAATCCGGAATTGGACCCGCAATTTACAAACTCAATAGAATTTAATTACACGAAGACACTTTCAAAGGGATCTTTAACCACCGGATTGTTTGTAAGAAGCATTCAAAATGAAATCAACCGAATCATTTATCCAGATCCTCAAAATCAAGACCAACAAATTTTAAGTTTTGACAACTTTGACAACAACACTGCCTATGGATTTGAAGTTTCTATGAATTATAAAATTAATAGTTGGTGGGATATTCAACCTGCAATAGATTACTCAAACATCAACCAGAAAGGACTTGTATCTCAAATAAACACTGCTACAAACTCATTCGATTTGGTTACCAAAGAAGTTGCCGCAGCAGCATTTAATGCTCGTTTTAATAGTAATTTCAAAGCTAGTAAAAGTCTACGTTTTCTATTATTTGGTTTTTATAGATCTGGAGTTGATGGTGTTCAATTTAACAACAAAGAAATGTACAAAATTGACGCTGGTGGACGCTACTCTTTCTTGAAAGACAAGGCTACATTAAGCATCCGTTTCAATGATATTTTCAACACCATGAAAGCAGGTTTTGAAGGTGAAAATCCGTATCCACAAAGAGGTCAATTTAGATGGGAAAGTCAATCCGTATTTGTAGGTTTCAATTATGCTTTTGGCGGAGGTAAAACTAAAAACCTGCAGCGCAAACAAAGAGAAGACAACACCAAACAAGGAGGAGGTCTGTTCTAG
- a CDS encoding DUF6607 family protein, with protein MRSKVFITSIALTTSLLSNSQTDARQNDIAAIKSMCGCYEVQFNFAETFSYPKDSLTYKPSETKHEKALEWVQLIEDSSNKISMQHLLIVGPNENDIVKHWRQDWLFENTDFLNFQKDLTWKHSAAPVKNVKGQWTQKVYQVDDSPRYEGSSSWVHVDGSHYWKNTTDAPLPRREHTKRDDYNVLKRRNIHEITATGWVHEQDNDKLIRNLNQKDILLAQEKGFDVYTKVPDANCKVAQNWWKKNEDIWLKIRNKWNSVYASKKDINLHKKVEKKSLFSLLFDLKPTASQAEIDAIIDSFVIKS; from the coding sequence ATGAGATCAAAAGTTTTCATTACCTCCATTGCATTAACTACAAGCTTATTAAGCAACAGTCAAACAGATGCTAGACAAAATGACATCGCAGCCATCAAGTCTATGTGCGGTTGCTATGAAGTTCAATTCAACTTTGCTGAAACTTTTAGTTATCCCAAAGATTCATTAACCTATAAACCTTCTGAAACAAAACATGAAAAAGCTTTAGAATGGGTTCAGCTTATTGAAGACTCATCTAATAAAATAAGCATGCAACATTTATTAATAGTAGGTCCAAATGAAAATGACATTGTAAAACACTGGAGACAAGACTGGTTATTTGAAAACACAGATTTTCTTAACTTTCAAAAAGATTTAACTTGGAAACACAGCGCAGCACCTGTAAAAAATGTAAAAGGACAATGGACACAAAAAGTATATCAGGTAGACGACAGTCCTAGGTACGAAGGCTCATCCAGTTGGGTTCATGTTGATGGAAGTCACTATTGGAAAAATACCACAGACGCACCTTTACCTAGAAGAGAGCATACAAAAAGAGATGACTACAATGTATTAAAAAGAAGAAACATACATGAAATAACAGCAACGGGCTGGGTTCATGAACAAGATAACGACAAATTGATTCGGAATTTAAATCAAAAAGACATCTTATTGGCTCAAGAAAAAGGTTTTGATGTCTATACTAAAGTCCCGGATGCTAACTGTAAAGTGGCCCAAAACTGGTGGAAGAAAAACGAGGACATCTGGCTCAAAATTAGAAATAAATGGAATAGCGTTTATGCTTCAAAAAAAGACATCAATTTGCACAAAAAAGTAGAAAAAAAGTCTCTTTTTTCTCTTCTATTTGATCTAAAACCTACTGCAAGTCAAGCAGAAATTGATGCTATCATAGATTCCTTTGTAATTAAATCTTAA
- a CDS encoding 3-oxoacyl-ACP synthase III family protein, producing MYHSKIAGLGYYVPENVVTNDDLSKIMDTNDEWIQERTGIEERRHIIKGEDTTTSMGVKAAEIAIERAGVAKDDIDFVVFATLSPDYYFPGPGVLVQRDLGLKTVGALDVRNQCSGFIYALSVADQYIKTGMYKNILVIGSEVHSTGLDMTTRGRGVSVIFGDGAGAAVLSREEDETKGILSTHLHSEGQHAEELVVKAPGMGGRWVTDILADNDPDDESYFPYMNGQFVFKNAVVRFSEVINEGLQANNLQVSDIDMLIPHQANLRISQFIQKKFDLSDDQVYNNIQKYGNTTAASIPIALTEAWEKGKIKSGDTVVLAAFGSGFTWASAIIKW from the coding sequence ATGTATCATTCAAAAATAGCAGGATTGGGTTATTATGTGCCTGAAAACGTGGTTACAAATGACGATTTATCCAAAATCATGGATACCAACGATGAATGGATTCAAGAGCGTACCGGTATTGAAGAGAGACGCCACATTATAAAAGGTGAGGACACAACCACATCAATGGGGGTTAAAGCAGCTGAAATAGCAATTGAACGTGCTGGTGTTGCTAAGGATGATATTGACTTTGTAGTTTTTGCAACATTAAGTCCTGATTATTATTTTCCTGGCCCAGGTGTTCTTGTACAGCGTGATTTAGGATTAAAAACAGTTGGTGCTCTGGATGTTCGTAATCAATGTTCGGGTTTTATATATGCTTTATCTGTTGCAGATCAATATATTAAAACGGGAATGTATAAAAACATTTTGGTAATTGGTTCAGAGGTACATTCAACAGGATTAGACATGACTACGCGTGGTCGTGGCGTTTCGGTAATTTTTGGAGACGGAGCTGGTGCCGCTGTATTAAGTAGAGAAGAGGATGAAACCAAAGGTATTTTGTCTACACACTTACATTCAGAAGGGCAACATGCTGAGGAATTAGTTGTAAAAGCTCCAGGAATGGGTGGCCGCTGGGTGACTGATATTTTGGCAGATAATGATCCAGATGATGAAAGTTATTTCCCTTACATGAACGGACAGTTTGTGTTTAAAAATGCTGTAGTTCGTTTTAGCGAAGTGATTAATGAGGGACTGCAAGCGAATAACTTGCAAGTTTCTGATATTGATATGTTGATTCCTCATCAAGCAAATTTGAGAATCTCTCAATTCATTCAAAAGAAATTTGATCTATCGGATGACCAAGTGTACAACAACATTCAAAAATACGGTAATACAACCGCAGCTTCTATTCCAATTGCTTTAACTGAAGCTTGGGAAAAAGGAAAAATAAAATCAGGTGATACAGTAGTTTTAGCTGCTTTTGGTAGTGGTTTTACTTGGGCTAGTGCCATTATCAAATGGTAA